The genome window ATGTCTAAATAATTAAGTagcaaaataacagtttttataacgacaaaaatattaattacattattaaataaacatttattgagttattttaagatttgttccccagatcattatatatttttttacatttaaattgttatgTAATTTAACATACATCTCAGATGTCATATTTTAATCCATAAACCACAGTTTAAATAAGTTCACGGTGCTTTATTGgcccataatttatttttattatgaaatCATTGTACATTAATTGAACAGGTAATGGTTAACGGTTTAATTAATGATTTCTACCTGCTGGGTCATGTGTTTAGTACATCATTGAGACATTTAGCATTCATATataaatagatttattttttgcttgtgggcggctgcacagtggtgcagttggcAACACTGGCTTTACACACAAGGTCCTGGGTTCTTTCTGCATggactttgcatgttctccctgtgcatgcatggggtTTCTCCGGGTACTACGGCTTTCTCTCACAGCAACAGGTTAATTGGAGTTTGGTCGTgcgtggttgtttgtcctgtgtatctctgtgatggactggcgacctgtccaagcCGCACTCCTCCtgtcgcccattgacagctaggGATAGACCCCAACACCCCGCATAACCATGCAGGATGGTTGTGGGTacataaaatggatggatggctgtgTGCTTGTGTATTTGACACATTTCTTTCcatattaattacatttatgttGTGCATTGTGCTATATTTAGCCTTCTATATACACAAAATtatcaaacatatttttgaaaattttattcagttttttatgCTCTAAGGAAACAacgccaaaaaaagaaaagaataacaGGCGCTGCTAGTTCATTTTTAGACTAAAACTGCAGCATGGTCGTTCTGTGGCATGTCCCAAAATGTCCACTAGATGTCTCTAAATCTCATCAGAATCAAAGGTTGTTCAGCACTCGGACCTCTGAGTTGATTTATGTCTATTGGTTGAAGACGTTACAGGTCGATTAACTGTCGGAAATTTTCTTATGTACGCCATCTAAACAAGAGAAAATGGCAAATGGAGGCAAGCAAAAGTCAATATTAGGtccatttaaagtttttattctttcagttgtttattacattttaaatgctgtACATTATTTGCCAGATTTGAATGtctcatttaacttttttaattatttttttttaaaaatgagcataatttatattatgttttaatgaaataataCATAGTGTGAAGGAGTAAGAAAGACGACACAGTACCAAGTTTTGATCACCTCGTTTACTCGAATCCAACTGACGTGGCCTTTAATGGCTTCCAtcagtttcaacagtttttttttttatttcgttaTATCATTATGCTTATTATACTATATATTAAGTTTTTGCGTACATTAATTGCATAGGTCTCGAACTAccttaattttaaaaatgtgttttttattgtacTTAACCGCAAAAAGAAACTGGTTTTGTTAACGCTTAATGGTATTTCCGGTTCACGCGAGGAGGGAAACCCCGCTGGACAGGCGTTTGGCTAGCGACCGTTGGCTAACGGCTGCGTGAAGTACGGTTGCGCTGAGAAGACCAAGTTTTCTGTGGTGGGAACGGCTAAAATTTCAATTTGACCGCATCCTTGCGAAAGGTGCCGTGTCTGGACCGACATTTTAGGCTCTGCGACGTGTGGGACGCTTCAGCGGTTGTGGGGGAGCGCCGTGCATCACTGCGGCTGCTGGAGGATCTGCTCGGCGGAGGCGAAGACGCCGAGGTTTTGTTGGTAAGACGCCATCGCTGCAGGTTTTCGGAGGACTGGGCAGGATTACCAGGATTAAAAAAGGTGAGATGATGTCCTGGAGCGGTTAGTTTCCAACTAATTACCGATAAGGCTTTGCGTGTCAACCGGGGGACCGTTAATAACTATACCAACAACGTGGCCTGATATGTTAACGGCCGTTTTATTCAGTCAGCCGGCCAAGCTGCCCCTCTAACTAACTACCAGCTTGAGTGATTAATAGACAGGTGATGTAGATGTATGGTAGTTCAACGGCCGTTGATTGGGGGCGGCAGCTAGTAGTGTGCGTGGGGTGTGGGGTGGGAAACTCAATGCAGCTTCACTGGCATGCGGCTGCCATGAATGTGCCACGTCCGTTGCCGCACTCCCGTTGCTGTTTTTGGGCAAACGAGTTGTTACAGATGCCTGTTGGTCTATAACTACTTTCAAATAATCATGTTTCAGTGGTATTATGTCCAATGAAAGCTTGTGGCACTTTCGCCAGCCGGCTGCTACAAAGCGTCACAACGCGCGCAGTCCAGTTTAGCGGCACCACCTTGTGGCAGGTGGCTGCAGTGGCATGTTGCTGCCACAAGGTGTCGCTAAGGCGGCAGGCCACCAGCCGCTGCCGCAGTCTGTTGCTGTTTCTGGGCAAACGGTTTGTGCTCTATATTTACTTTCAATTAATGATGTACTAAACGGATatcatttaataaacaaattatAAAGTGACTGTATGTGAGGGTTGACTTGtgataagaaaaacaaacgtggtgatataaaataaatcacgTGAAAACATGGTGGCACACTTTGAAAGTCCGTGAAGTgtgagtccccccccccccccaaaaaagatcTCTATTAAATTACTGTAATCTGGAACATATTTGATCTCTCCGTCATGTTGGCCCCTCCGAGATTTGGAAAGAGGTCTGCAGCCCAGTTGCTGTGAAGGTTATCGGTGAGatgtttgggtttattttgtgACACTGTGTATTTCATGATGTTGTTTATGAAATGTTGCTAAAGCTAATCATAAATGGTGATTTATACAAAATATTGGATTCAAATGTTGATTAGATTCCCAagttttgtgtatatatatatatatatatatatatatatatatatatatatatatatatatatatatatatatatatatatatatatatactgctcccagggagcattctagggctaagggtcttgcacGGGGGCCCATGGTAGCATGTCTGCCTGGTTCCAACCGGGTTCTTGCAGGCTTCCTAGAacgcaagcacgctgctctaaccccTGGGCCACCACTCCCTTTATTACTCTACTCCCCTGAGTGATACATTCAGACCTTGAAATATctacaaaaaacatgtttgatatttccaatttaatttaaattattacatGTAACAGTGTAcaacaggtttttatttttattttttttactgttgagaTGTCCCTGTTTGCATTTTACGGCAGGCATTTCCACTGTTCTCACCAGCGCATTTGGTAATTTTGACAAAGTCAATCCTCACAGACGTGGCATAATGCagttttgtgaaaatcagccttTAGGCAAAAGTATGAGTTATGCCCCTCTGCAGGAATACTGCTGGTAGATATTATTTCAGATTTGATGTGTGATCCTTATGTTACAGATCTTGATTCAGTCCCCTCCCCCCCaattttgtgcttttgtttcaCAGGTAATATCCAGTCCCTGCACACCAGTACTGAGAGCTGACAAGTCATGAGCAGTGGCCATTCAGGAAAGGGTCACAATGTCTGCAATCACTGGACTTCCTACAAGAGGATCGGACGTAACCGTTCTTGTAGATAGAGTTCACTTGCATCCCCTAAGTGTGCTGGTAGAGTTCTGGGGAAAATTTAGCCTGCAGAGAACAACAGATTATCAGATCTTGGCGGATGAAATTCAGTCACATGGAGCCTTATTTAAAGACCTAGAGGGAAATCCCGGAGACCAATGCTTAGTTCAGATAGATGCTACTTGGTACAGGGCACGCATAGTGTCAAAAAATGGCTCCAAATACGATGTCTTCCTCATCGACAGAGGGAAGATGTGTACTGCCACCACAAGCAAGCTAGCATGGGGTAAAAAGGAGCATTTCCAGCTGCCCCGTGAAGTGGAGTTTTGCATACTAGCAAACGTGCTACCCCTGGCATCTGACAATAGATGGTCTCCAATGGCTCTTGAGTTTCTGAAATCTTTCAGTGGAAAGTTAGTGCATGCACATGTGCAAGACGTGCTGGTGCCAGAAAGAATGTTTCTTCTGAACATCCCTTGCATATCCAAACAAATGTATGAGTTGGGGTTTGCAAAGAAGCTGTCTCCAGTAGCCTTCCACAACTTTCTCGTTATGTCACTGAAATCCCTCAACGGAGCCGAAGTGTCAACGGGGGTCCAGCAGCTCCACGCGGGATCGGGCGAGCCACTGCGGAAACAGGAACTGTTCATATACCCGGAGTTGTCAGGAGGAACTGTGGAGACGGTCATCGTGACAGAGGTGACAAATCCTCAACAGATCTTCTGTCAGTTGAAAGTTTTTTCTCACGAGTTAAAAAAACTAACGGAGAGGGTGACGCAGAGCTGCGAGGGCAAAGGGTCCAGTTGCGTTATAAGCTCGGACATGATTGGGTACCCATGCGCAGCAAGAGGAACAGGCGGTAAGTGGTACCGCTCTGTTATACAGCAGGTGTTCCAAACAAATAAAGTGGTGGAGGTGTTGCATGTGGATTTTGGAACAAAGCAGTTTGTGCAGATGGAAAACGTGAGGCCACTGGCTGCAGAGTTCCTTAGGATGCCAGTTGTCACGTACACGTGCTCCCTCCATGGGCTCCTTGACAAAAGGACGGGTTGGACGACCAGTGAAATTGACTTCCTCAGGTCAGTCCTGCTTCACAAGTCTGTAATAGCAAAGTTTGAGTACCAAAGCATCACTGAGGAGGTCTACTATGTCACGCTCTATGGTGACGACAACATAAACTTAAACACCTTGTTTGGTTCCAAAGAAATCAGTTTCGTCAGGTATGAGAAACCACCTGGGCATTGTGCCCTGCCAAGTCTGGCTTACAGCCATCAGCAGCCAGTCCAGCCAGAGCGAAAGCTGTTACCGTCTCAACAGACCGtggaggagaaagaacagacaACCCTTTCAGATAAGCCTCCAGCTGAAGAGCTCGCCCTAAACTCCTCACACTTGGCCGTTGTTCAGCACGTGTCCAATCCATCCGAGTTTTGGATCCAAACCGAGAACTACAGAAAAGATTTGGAGGAATTGTTGGACCGTATCTACCAGCTGTACCGGGATTCAGGGAAGACTCACGCGGTGAAGTATCCAGCTCCTGGGCTCTACTGCGCCGCGCAGGCACAAGACGGTGAATTCTACAGAGCAACTGTGACAGAGGTCGGCGAGACCCAAGTCACGGTGTTCTTTGTTGATTACGGTAACACGGAAGTGGTGGAGAAGAGTAAAATCCGGACCCTCCCCCCTGAATTCAAAAAGACTCCACAGCTGGGTTTGAAATGTTCCCTTGCTGGGGTCAGACCAAAAGATGGGAAATGGAGTCAACATGCTTCAGAATATTTCACCGAAGCAGTCGCAGACAAGCAGCTCAAAGTGcatgtgaaagaaaaatatagaGACTGCTATGTCGTCCAGCTGACAGATCCTGGGGTGCAGGGGGAGCAAGATGTTGCTAcacaaatgtgcaataatcgCCTCGCTGAAAGAACAGAGAATCCAAGGCCAGCCTTAGTCAGAGGTGCGGGGAAGCCTTCCAGTATTCCTCCAGCGCAGCTCGCTGACGCAGGACTCCCAGAGGTGCGTAAGCAAAGTGGACTATCTTTCAAGTCCATGATTGGGCTTCACAACGCTGAGACAAGAGTCGCTACCTTTAAGGAGCAAATGTTTCCCATCGGAAGCGTCCTTGATGTCAACGTTTCTTACATTGAAAGTCCAAATGACTTCTGGTGTCAGCTGGTTCAGAAAGCTGGGCCTTTGAGGTCGCTTATGTACGACATGCAGGCCTACTATGCAGCCAGTGAGTTTGAGCCCAACGTCGACGCTGCCTGTGTAGCTCGTCACCCTGATAATGGAATGTGGTACAGAACTCTGGTTATCCGCAAACTTGAAAGCGCTCAGGTGATTGTGTTGTTTGTCGACTATGGGCAGACTATGACGGTCTCCCTCTTCGACCTGAGAAAGATATGTCCAGCGTTCCTAACGCTCCACGGTCAGGCCTTTCGATGTAGCCTGTTGAACCACATCAATCCGACATCTCCCATTAACGAGTGGAACCACAAAGCAACGGAGATGTTCCAAAATTTCGTTAAAAGCGCCGACTCCAACTTCGTCATCCTCAAGTGCACCATTTATGCCGTCACGTACTCCGAGCAGATGGTCCTTCGCAACATTGTGGATCTAGAGACTCCGTTTGAAAGCATCTGCACCAGTATGGCCGACCTGGTCACAAGTGTCCCTTCCAAGATGCCTTCCGGGGCGTCTCTCCGTTTGGACACGTACTACTACTCGACACACAACATCAAAGTTGGCACAGAGGAGCAGGTCACAGTGTCGTGGGTGAGCAACGTCAGCGAGTTCTACTGCCATCTTGACAGGAATGCTGACGTGATGAAGGATCTCACAGTAAAGGTGAACGCTCTCTGCCAGCAGCTTGAGAAGGCGAAGGTCCCGACGGTCTTCGGAGCCTTGTGCTTTGCGAGGTACACGGATGGACAGTGGTACAGGGCTCAGATCAAAGCCACAAAACCAGAACTACTTGTCCACTTTGTGGATTACGGTGACACGGTTCAGGTGGACGCGTCTGACCTGCTGCCCGTGCCCAAAGAGGCGAGCGACATCATGTCTGTGCCCGTGCAAGCGGTTTTGTGCGCGCTGTCCGACGTCCCTCCCGATGTTCCCGTTAAGGCAAATGAGTGGTTTGAGAAAACGGCGACAGAATGCCAGTTCCGTGCCCTGATAGTGGCCAAAGAAGCTGATGGCAAACTACTGGTGGAGCTGTACCACGGACACACCCAGGTTAATGCGAAGATAAAGAAAACCTTTCAGATTGAGATGCAGGAAGAGCAGGTTATCTACCAGAGTTGGAAACCGTCCGAGGCCCCAGCATCTCATGCGCCGAAGAGGACTTTACCAAACCGAGCCACGGACAGTAAACTTTATGAACAAGTCCCCAGAAAAAACTTCCCTATCACAAAGCCTTCAAGTCAAATCAAGACTGGTGGCAACTTTGCTGATGAGAATCTCAGGCCTGCAAAAACTCCCCCAGGTCAACAAAGCAGATTACCTCCCCGAGAGCTGTACAGACCTCCACATCAAAGGCAGCCGAACAGAACGGCGACTAAGGATGGTGCTAGCGAAGCTAACGCTGGGCTGGAACCCACAACAGTCAGCCCTCCCCCTGAAGCTGAACAGTTCATCCCAGAATCACCCGGCACAAAATCCCAGCAGGGAAACGCAGCCGAGAAGCTCCCAAAACTGTCCGACCTCCCGTCGAGATGCATCGCCCCCGGTTCAGCCGCGGACGTTTACGTCTCTCACTGCGACGGCCCGCTGAGCTTCTGTGTGCAGCGTGTCGACGAAGAGGACGCAATGTTCTCTCTGGCGGAGAAGTTGAACGATCCATCTTCAACACCAGAAGCCAGCATCAACGGAGACGTGCAGCCGGGGGACCTGGTCAAAGCGGAGTTTGCGGACGACCTGTCATGGTACCGAGCGGTCGTCAAAGAAACCAGTGAAGACGCCACGGCTCTAGTTGAGTTCATCGATTTCGGGAACACGGCAACGGTGGCCGCTTCCAAATTGGAACGACTCCcccagtctctgctgctgctgccggttTATAGCACGCGCTGCAGGCTGCGTGGCGCCGCGCTCCTGGGGGAGGAGAAGGCGCTCGATCCGCACGCGGCGTCCGCTTTTAAAGAAGACGCGGGCAGCGGTGGAGACAAGGTGCTCAAGTGTCGGTTCATTGAGCGGGTGGGGTCCGTGTGGGAGGTTGGTCTGGAAGAGAACGGCGTGGATCTCTGGTGTAAAGTGTCtccagagagcagaaacatcGCCGGGGAGAGACTAGCAACGGAGGAGTTTATTGAAGTGGAGTCTGAGAGACCACCAGTGCGACCCTGCACTCCAGGCTACGCACATCAGAAGGAGGTTCTAGAGGGGCAGAAGCTAGAGGTGTACATCTCAACCATCAATGAAGATCAGACCTTTTGGTGTCAGCCTGCTGATTCACAGGAGCTCTGTAAGATAACGTCAGCAGTTTCAGAGGTTGGCAACGCAGCCGACGCACGGATTCATCCAGACGGTCTACTCCCGGGGACGCCATGTGTGGCTCTGTTCGCTGACGACCAGCTTTGGTATCGCGCAGAAGTTGTGGATAAAAACGAGGACGAGCTTTCTGTCCTTTTTGTGGACTACGGCAACATGTCGCAGGTCGGCGTTACCGATGTCCGGGCGGTGCCGCCCGCCTTACTGGAAGTCCCACCCCAAGCGTTCCTGTGTGAGCTGGAAGGCTTCAACTCTTTGCGCGGACGCTGGACAGACGGCGCGGCAGATGAGCTGTCCACGCTTACAGCAGACAAGCTGTTACAGCTCACTGTGGCCGCAGTGAGCACGACAGGAGGGAGACTGAAGTGTGTGGTAGAGCTGGAGTGTGAGGGCCAGGCGATAAGTGCAGCAATGCGTGCCTACTGGGAGGCTTTCACCACGGCAGAAGCGCCCGATGCCGGGGCGTCGATCGGATCGCCTGAACCGCCGCAGCAGCTCGACTCAACCAGAGCTATGCTGGAGCTTCACGACAAGCCTGACGTGCGAGGTGCCAGCGATGCTGCTTGCACGGCGTCTCCGGGTGGATACAGCGAAGAACGAGGTGCTGAGGAGCTCAGCGCCTCCCCAGCAGAACACCAGGTCTTGAAGTTAGTCGGCAGTCCAAAGCGCAGTGAGTGTTCTGATGACCCGAACGCTGAGGAGTCTTTGCTGGAGTCTGCTGAGGAGGAGCGAGACTCCAGTGAAGGGGCGACCGCGGTCCCTGAAGATATGTTGTCCTCTGATGGCGGCATAGATGAAGCCTCGCAACTCTCAGTTGACCTCAAAGATGACCAAGACACTCTGAGCCAAAATACCATGGAGGTCGCTGGCCAAGATGGCGAGGAAGAAGAGGCCTCGGTGCTTCACGCTGAAGAGCCGGAGGATGATTCCGACCCGATGGATGAtgctgcagaggaggaggaggaggaggatctggagaCTGGAGCTGGTGACGGGGGCGAGTTTTTTACTTCCACCCACAGCTTGGACATGGACCCTGCTGACGGTAAGAGCCTGGTCAGCTTCTCTCCTTCATCTTGTTGCTACGCCTCAATTAGCttctaaacaaaaacaagctatGAATCCACACAAGTCATTTTGTTAGCCaaaataatagattttattattttaaaagttgGACAGGGAATTATAGTCAGCTACGTGAGGgttttcttctcttaaagctcCAGCTGTGGTAACAGATGAAAGGGATGTTGCTAGCGTACATCCTGACCCGATGACCCGTCCATCAGACGCAAACATGCTCAGTGTAGATCTCAGCGCGGTCACGGTAAGTCGAATGAAACTGCTGATACTGGTGTAAGGCGATGGGAGTAAAGATGGGAGTTATGGTAACTAATTGGTATTCTTCTGTTCAGGAActtcaagaaaatgttttaaaagaggGAACAGATTCCTCCAAACAGGTAGATCCAAGCCGCTGGATTTAGAAGTCTTGCTAAGATTTTGCGGGGGTCCTGAAGTTcacctgttttctgtgtttgaatttgtttttctgctcttCTAGACTGAACCAGTACCCTCCTCTCCTACGGTCCTAATTCCGCTGTGTGGTGAGCAACTCTTCCATTTCATCACGTAGTACAGAGGTGCCAGCCACTTAGAAACCAAGCTGTGCGTAACAGTTATGCGCCAGTTCACTACATCGGTCAGGTTAACATTGGATGCTGGCACCAGCTGGAGCAGCTATAGACGATATTAAGTTCATTAAGGTGCCTTAAAATCACATTTACTTTATTGTTACAAAAACAATAGACCAAATCACGGGCATATTTCTCCATGTTGTTCTTTAAAGGGATCTCATATGTGTCACAGTGACTTATTTGATATGCATGTAAGGTGTTAAAATGTCAGCTCTAAAGGAATAAAACACTTCAACCAGGTTGAAGACGAATGCTTGAtgtttatttctgaaatgtGTCTGAATGTAAGGATGTTATTGTTGTATCAGAGCAGGAGACCGAGGCTGGAGAGGGCAGTCTACAGGAGGGCCGGACACAAGTGAAGGAGACGACTCAGAAACAAGAGGTAGTTGTTTAGAGATGATCTGATGAAGTTGCTTTAAAACCGAGGCtggtcacactgcaaaaagggaactcaaagtaagtacattgttcttgaaatttgtttgtttttccttgatttgagcaggtaaatccgactatttgccaatggaataatatttttgcacttaaaataggaacatttcatctccatcatcttatttcaagtgcagtatatctaattatcttattttaggggtagaaatactcattccattggcaaattgtgTTATTTAGCcattcaaatcaaggaaaaatatactcatttgaagaaaattgtacttacttttagttccctttttgcagtgcagaagtTAATAGACATGGAAGTCATCACAGCTTCAGCTTCGTTAATGATTTAGGCTTCTTTCAACTGTTTTCTTCGGGCTGGAATAATTGTGCAAGAAAAAGCCTCAGAAACTACAAATATAGTCCCATTAACATTTTGTTGAATGTCTGTCAGCAagttaaagaaaaatcaaattTTTCTAACCATCACCGAGCTTCTGAAAGCGCTCTGCCTAAATGTTTCACCTGCTCTTAAACAGAACTAGTAGTCTCCAtttgagcgttttttttttttttctgggacagACTCTGTTTTAATCGTAGTCCAGAAACATTCAACAAGATTGAAATTGGACCCGGAGGCTTGAAGGTAAGCCGCTTTATCCGGTACCAAAGCGGTTCAATGTGTGTTTGAAGCGTTTTTCTGTTAGAACCTCCAACCAATCTAGCAACAGCACTGATGATCAGACACATCAAGAGATGGTCACTCTTCATTGGTTAATACAACGTGCTATACACCTATGTCTGCTGGTTCTccacagaatgatgctgccaccaccatgcttgccAGCTGCTGCAAAGGTGTAGCGTCTAAAGCTTCAGCTTGATTCGTCCAGACTTAACTATGGTCACTGGACAGTCGGCTCAGTTGGTCTTAGGGGATCAGACTTGTCCATGTGGGAGCAGGGGGCATTTAACCGGCTGCTGGGAAGGACTCTTATTTAAAATCTTCAACTATTTACAATATAATTTCACCCTGGGGAACGTATGGTTGGCATAGTTAATTACAGGAATGACGTCCTCATGCTGAGAAGTGTATAAACCCCTGGCAGCAACTGTATTGTAAGTAATGTCAGAGGTTGCAGTCTTGGACAAACCTTCATGTTGGCGTCCCACATGTGTTTCAGGCCGATGTGGCAGGGGAAGAGGCAGCTCCAGCTCACCCCGCCGACACCCAGCCAGGTTTGTTAACACCAGCTCATATGATCCGTGACGATGCTTCATGCTGCATTTTAAGTCGGTCACATCTGGATCAGTTAAACGCCTTTGGCTGCAGCGACCAAATCTCTACGCATCACTGTGTATTTGCAGCTTTGCTCCAACACCCAGCAGCAGACAGAAGTGAAGAGCACCACAGCACGGTCCCCTCTGCAGAAACGGTGAATGGCGATTTCTAGCTGAACACTCTTACTTCACTTGgcatgttttgtatttttagctTGTGTGCCTGTGCTGCCTGTTGAGTCACACATTCTGAAGAAATGCACCAGGAACTTGTGGGGGAAATGTCATCACATCAGGCACTACCATCTTCTAGGGCTGATTTGATGCTGGCTCTAAAGCGGTCCATCAAGCATCCTCGTATCTTACAGATCTGCTTgttttaagcaaaaacaaaaacgtgttTTTGTACCTGAAACTTCCTTTCATGTTTGAGCCacattaggttttttttttttctaatcctaAATGTTCtataaaatctgtttatttaatgtaatatttagcaGGAGAAGTGTCACTGATTTTGGTAATCCCACTGATGCCGCCTCTGTTGTCAGAACCTTCTTAACTCGTCTCCATACAGAGTGTAGGAAACGCATCAgaggttttttattttgtgtctgaCGTCACCAATGCCTCAGTTAAGCTGCAGAATACAGAAAAAGTGTCCGTCACCTGAACAGGAGCACGTTTTCTTGTTTGAGCTTCTCCAAATCCCTGAAAGGTGACCGGTtgtttgctgctgctgtgttaGGATGAGGATCCTGACGATGGGCCCTGCTCCCTGGCAGAGACGCGTCCTGCAGGTAGCCCCCTTCATCAGTTCCTGTGCCGCTCACAGTAATAGACATTCAACCTGGCCCGCCCCGTTATTACATTTCTGCCTTGGCTCTGCAGATCCGGAAGAACCGAGTCGTCACGAAGAGATGAGTGCAGGAACAGATGGCCTGAGCGACGGCACGGCGGAGGAAAGGCTCCCTCGCATCGCCGAGAGTTCCAACATGGCGGCCGTACGTGTGAGAGCCAGAGAGAGTTTAGGCTTTGCAGGGCCGCGTTTGCTTAGTGACCTAATTCActgctgtgttgttgttttttttataaaggtttCTGAAGGAGATGTTGCTCCGCTGATAAAAGACGTGCGTGAGAGGATGGTGCCTGCTGAGGAATCAGATATGGTgaaacctgctgctgctgcgcaaACGACAATTTATggacagcgccttgcaaaagtctCCACTCATTGTACACGGTCgacattttgttgcttttcagcagcaa of Fundulus heteroclitus isolate FHET01 chromosome 15, MU-UCD_Fhet_4.1, whole genome shotgun sequence contains these proteins:
- the tdrd6 gene encoding tudor domain-containing 6: MSAITGLPTRGSDVTVLVDRVHLHPLSVLVEFWGKFSLQRTTDYQILADEIQSHGALFKDLEGNPGDQCLVQIDATWYRARIVSKNGSKYDVFLIDRGKMCTATTSKLAWGKKEHFQLPREVEFCILANVLPLASDNRWSPMALEFLKSFSGKLVHAHVQDVLVPERMFLLNIPCISKQMYELGFAKKLSPVAFHNFLVMSLKSLNGAEVSTGVQQLHAGSGEPLRKQELFIYPELSGGTVETVIVTEVTNPQQIFCQLKVFSHELKKLTERVTQSCEGKGSSCVISSDMIGYPCAARGTGGKWYRSVIQQVFQTNKVVEVLHVDFGTKQFVQMENVRPLAAEFLRMPVVTYTCSLHGLLDKRTGWTTSEIDFLRSVLLHKSVIAKFEYQSITEEVYYVTLYGDDNINLNTLFGSKEISFVRYEKPPGHCALPSLAYSHQQPVQPERKLLPSQQTVEEKEQTTLSDKPPAEELALNSSHLAVVQHVSNPSEFWIQTENYRKDLEELLDRIYQLYRDSGKTHAVKYPAPGLYCAAQAQDGEFYRATVTEVGETQVTVFFVDYGNTEVVEKSKIRTLPPEFKKTPQLGLKCSLAGVRPKDGKWSQHASEYFTEAVADKQLKVHVKEKYRDCYVVQLTDPGVQGEQDVATQMCNNRLAERTENPRPALVRGAGKPSSIPPAQLADAGLPEVRKQSGLSFKSMIGLHNAETRVATFKEQMFPIGSVLDVNVSYIESPNDFWCQLVQKAGPLRSLMYDMQAYYAASEFEPNVDAACVARHPDNGMWYRTLVIRKLESAQVIVLFVDYGQTMTVSLFDLRKICPAFLTLHGQAFRCSLLNHINPTSPINEWNHKATEMFQNFVKSADSNFVILKCTIYAVTYSEQMVLRNIVDLETPFESICTSMADLVTSVPSKMPSGASLRLDTYYYSTHNIKVGTEEQVTVSWVSNVSEFYCHLDRNADVMKDLTVKVNALCQQLEKAKVPTVFGALCFARYTDGQWYRAQIKATKPELLVHFVDYGDTVQVDASDLLPVPKEASDIMSVPVQAVLCALSDVPPDVPVKANEWFEKTATECQFRALIVAKEADGKLLVELYHGHTQVNAKIKKTFQIEMQEEQVIYQSWKPSEAPASHAPKRTLPNRATDSKLYEQVPRKNFPITKPSSQIKTGGNFADENLRPAKTPPGQQSRLPPRELYRPPHQRQPNRTATKDGASEANAGLEPTTVSPPPEAEQFIPESPGTKSQQGNAAEKLPKLSDLPSRCIAPGSAADVYVSHCDGPLSFCVQRVDEEDAMFSLAEKLNDPSSTPEASINGDVQPGDLVKAEFADDLSWYRAVVKETSEDATALVEFIDFGNTATVAASKLERLPQSLLLLPVYSTRCRLRGAALLGEEKALDPHAASAFKEDAGSGGDKVLKCRFIERVGSVWEVGLEENGVDLWCKVSPESRNIAGERLATEEFIEVESERPPVRPCTPGYAHQKEVLEGQKLEVYISTINEDQTFWCQPADSQELCKITSAVSEVGNAADARIHPDGLLPGTPCVALFADDQLWYRAEVVDKNEDELSVLFVDYGNMSQVGVTDVRAVPPALLEVPPQAFLCELEGFNSLRGRWTDGAADELSTLTADKLLQLTVAAVSTTGGRLKCVVELECEGQAISAAMRAYWEAFTTAEAPDAGASIGSPEPPQQLDSTRAMLELHDKPDVRGASDAACTASPGGYSEERGAEELSASPAEHQVLKLVGSPKRSECSDDPNAEESLLESAEEERDSSEGATAVPEDMLSSDGGIDEASQLSVDLKDDQDTLSQNTMEVAGQDGEEEEASVLHAEEPEDDSDPMDDAAEEEEEEDLETGAGDGGEFFTSTHSLDMDPADAPAVVTDERDVASVHPDPMTRPSDANMLSVDLSAVTELQENVLKEGTDSSKQTEPVPSSPTVLIPLCEQETEAGEGSLQEGRTQVKETTQKQEADVAGEEAAPAHPADTQPALLQHPAADRSEEHHSTVPSAETDEDPDDGPCSLAETRPADPEEPSRHEEMSAGTDGLSDGTAEERLPRIAESSNMAAVSEGDVAPLIKDVRERMVPAEESDMVQEESGEGPAGSTAGRAGVPLQGEAPRTPGPDTAVESSRPDILPLVRDASLTRHCDPVFQDGSTLEDETFTSEVLPADVEPHICTDVRNSFEELRRFAFEIRLEDVSQDSEQEAEMNADCTSEQTSSPLNKFDDPALSEESSLSAEDSFEAQLSKITHLSLIIYDGAADAELAEQQPEE